The following proteins are co-located in the Bacillus pumilus genome:
- a CDS encoding DUF1294 domain-containing protein, with amino-acid sequence MNIGLILLLILVNGYGFFLMGEDKRRAKAHKWRISEAHLWSAAVLFGAAGSFLGMQYFRHKTKHTAFQIGMPALIVLQLIILGYIHLI; translated from the coding sequence ATGAACATCGGTCTGATCCTGCTGCTTATCTTAGTGAATGGCTATGGTTTTTTTCTTATGGGAGAGGATAAGCGCCGGGCTAAAGCGCATAAATGGAGAATTTCAGAGGCACATTTATGGAGTGCAGCGGTACTTTTTGGCGCTGCTGGGTCATTTCTTGGGATGCAGTATTTCCGGCATAAAACAAAGCATACTGCCTTTCAAATTGGCATGCCTGCTTTAATTGTTTTGCAGTTGATCATATTAGGATATATCCATCTCATCTGA
- the rplT gene encoding 50S ribosomal protein L20: protein MPRVKGGTVSRQRRKKVLKLAKGYFGSKHRLYKVANQQVMKSGNYAFRDRRQKKRDFRKLWITRINAAARMNGLSYSRLMHGLKLSGIEVNRKMLADLAVNDLNAFNQLADAAKAQLDK from the coding sequence ATGCCAAGAGTAAAAGGCGGAACTGTGTCGCGTCAGCGTCGTAAAAAGGTTCTTAAATTAGCAAAAGGTTATTTCGGTTCAAAACATAGATTATACAAAGTAGCAAACCAACAGGTCATGAAATCTGGAAACTACGCTTTCCGTGACCGTCGTCAGAAAAAACGTGACTTCCGTAAACTATGGATCACTCGTATCAATGCTGCAGCTCGTATGAACGGTCTTTCTTACAGCCGTTTAATGCATGGCTTAAAGCTTTCTGGTATCGAAGTAAACCGCAAAATGCTTGCTGACCTTGCTGTGAATGACCTAAACGCATTCAATCAGCTTGCTGATGCTGCAAAAGCACAACTAGACAAGTAA
- the rpmI gene encoding 50S ribosomal protein L35, protein MPKMKTHRGSAKRFKKTGSGKLKRSHAYTSHLFANKSTKQKRKLRKSAIVSAGDFKRIKQQLANIK, encoded by the coding sequence ATGCCAAAAATGAAAACTCACCGCGGATCTGCTAAACGTTTCAAAAAAACAGGTTCTGGTAAACTTAAACGTTCTCATGCGTATACAAGTCACTTGTTCGCTAACAAATCTACAAAGCAAAAACGTAAATTGCGTAAGAGCGCAATCGTAAGTGCTGGAGATTTCAAACGTATCAAACAACAACTTGCAAACATTAAGTAA
- the infC gene encoding translation initiation factor IF-3, translating to MSKDQLVNEGIRAREVRLIGQNGDQLGIKSRQEALEIAAKANLDLVLVAANAKPPVCRIMDYGKFRFEQQKKDKEARKNQKIISLKEVRLSPTIDEHDFNTKLRNAIKFLEKGDKVKASIRFKGRAITHKEIGQRVLDRFSEACAEVATVETKPKMDGRSMFLMLAPKVEK from the coding sequence ATTAGCAAAGATCAATTAGTTAATGAAGGTATTCGTGCGCGTGAAGTTCGTTTAATCGGACAAAATGGCGATCAGCTTGGGATTAAATCCCGACAGGAAGCTCTGGAGATAGCTGCTAAAGCCAATCTTGACCTTGTGTTAGTTGCTGCAAATGCAAAACCACCTGTTTGCCGAATCATGGACTACGGTAAGTTCCGATTCGAACAGCAGAAGAAGGATAAAGAGGCACGTAAGAATCAAAAAATCATTAGCTTAAAAGAAGTTCGGTTGAGCCCGACAATCGATGAACATGATTTTAACACGAAGCTCCGTAATGCAATCAAATTCCTTGAAAAGGGAGATAAAGTGAAAGCTTCTATCCGCTTTAAAGGCCGTGCGATTACGCATAAAGAAATCGGACAGCGCGTGTTAGACCGTTTCTCTGAAGCTTGCGCTGAAGTAGCAACAGTAGAAACAAAACCTAAGATGGACGGACGCAGCATGTTCCTTATGCTTGCGCCAAAAGTCGAAAAGTAA
- the lrgB gene encoding antiholin-like protein LrgB translates to MDTSTMSPYFGIVVSLVAFGIGTFLFKKSKGFFLFTPLFVAMVLGILFLKIGGFSYEDYNEGGRIIKFFLEPATIAFAIPLYKQRALLKKYWWQILSAIFVGSLCSITIVYVVAKGIHLDAAVMKSMLPQAATTAIALPIAKDIGGIADITAFAVIFNAVIVYALGAFFLKMFRIKHPVAKGLALGTSGHALGVSVGIEMGEVEAAMASIAVVVVGVVTVIVIPIFMQLIL, encoded by the coding sequence ATGGATACAAGTACTATGAGTCCGTATTTTGGCATTGTCGTCTCATTAGTCGCCTTTGGGATCGGCACATTCTTATTTAAAAAGTCTAAAGGTTTCTTCTTATTCACACCACTTTTTGTTGCCATGGTGTTAGGTATTTTATTTTTGAAAATTGGCGGCTTTTCCTATGAAGACTATAATGAGGGCGGCCGGATCATTAAGTTCTTCTTAGAGCCTGCCACCATTGCATTTGCCATTCCGCTTTATAAGCAGAGAGCGCTTCTTAAGAAATATTGGTGGCAAATTTTATCCGCTATTTTTGTAGGCTCACTTTGTTCCATTACAATTGTGTATGTCGTAGCAAAAGGAATTCATCTTGATGCGGCTGTCATGAAAAGCATGCTTCCACAGGCAGCGACGACAGCGATTGCTCTTCCGATTGCAAAGGATATTGGCGGAATCGCGGATATTACAGCCTTTGCTGTTATTTTTAATGCGGTGATTGTCTATGCGCTTGGTGCCTTCTTCTTGAAAATGTTTCGAATTAAACATCCAGTGGCAAAAGGTCTTGCACTTGGGACATCAGGACATGCGCTTGGCGTTTCTGTTGGGATTGAGATGGGAGAAGTAGAAGCGGCAATGGCCAGTATCGCCGTTGTGGTCGTAGGGGTTGTGACCGTCATCGTCATCCCAATCTTTATGCAATTGATTCTTTGA
- the lrgA gene encoding antiholin-like murein hydrolase modulator LrgA, with protein sequence MSATKVYGFLSQAFIFATVMFVSNLISMYLPIPMPASVIGLVLLFVLLTTKIVKLEQVEQLGTSLTGLISFLFVPSGISVIQSLGVMQEVGVQVVGVIIIATIMLLATTGLFSQLLMQLSERPQKRKETQETKSTPSHSNKPASSTH encoded by the coding sequence ATGAGTGCCACAAAAGTATATGGATTTTTATCTCAAGCATTTATCTTTGCAACCGTAATGTTCGTTTCTAATCTCATTTCAATGTATTTACCGATTCCAATGCCTGCATCCGTTATTGGATTGGTTCTATTATTTGTTTTATTAACAACTAAAATCGTGAAACTTGAGCAGGTAGAGCAATTAGGCACATCATTGACAGGACTTATTAGCTTTCTATTTGTTCCTTCTGGTATCTCGGTCATTCAATCACTTGGTGTCATGCAAGAAGTAGGCGTGCAAGTAGTGGGTGTGATTATCATTGCAACCATTATGTTACTTGCAACGACTGGGCTGTTTTCGCAGCTTCTGATGCAATTATCAGAAAGACCGCAGAAACGTAAAGAGACACAGGAGACCAAATCGACTCCTTCTCATTCAAATAAACCAGCTTCAAGTACGCATTAA